The Toxoplasma gondii ME49 chromosome XII, whole genome shotgun sequence genome includes a region encoding these proteins:
- a CDS encoding hypothetical protein (encoded by transcript TGME49_251770~Predicted trans-membrane domain (TMHMM2.0):26-49), with protein MEATQGCGVVAQAATPRRHQKSFPLRCLVLALTLFPILAPLICSEWITSSVHLISNFLARPPVHFASAISAGRDPEETGDAAASPASEDRLKRFLNRFPLSASTKQTSPESAPAPPSRTPSPCQERGNGSPQSACSQEARETKFLAGLWIDSDSPLRRQMCESLNADAKLAKQFVLLALLMVRFSDDADAHKGRVFDPQASVQLAYITELLHRLLVDAHAEPSRRSGFLWQNAEPCQINAIAGKEITLVAVRLFTAIQKTRVLHAEAEDLSTHAPDSGNKDASLPAFLQYWTKRYTPAKKKANEEKKKTGKVEEGEWRGSAKSFKSEGLWPTLRATTPRAERGRDGEARWSGDSSAEKFRVGEDDFAYHHFLVRLMEEEPLDSAMWVTQDILKFAQKTRMQLRPGETLPELINHATSLWSSYLVARRLQAGDTLETTLEDWRVGPAMAPTTTGAFQDAGLAVSDALREPIMDEPVCGHIFLLLDGFRSSPLATLFTEGSTTAAQLERFRQYLLSVLMGEIEKAVDQLAEDLRLVRGASGRRSAKGGKKAAIEGAPEGAAAGNEGEAEAFFRTPEARLRVTRKQLPITRLAGYVVKLGSGVFVSGVVGEGNSYEANQRLLQAMTSDSMLVEIQFFNEGTRSLKNVANPLVSLPEQPLVPSERGSHTETRNLRNGVEDERDEAANILRDTDALLSEPDWTTGDPEAVIPVGTVMKALKRHINAARGALPIWLFRRSFVIYSTIEPGDVVDPLADSTSAPFASDHDIHFFVYVPISNYSANVGEKLRKSFLLMAQSAALGATHGLSGVGPAVDDSRIKELGTAKLTDDGQALKLKTFGIGLDDNQRTNVQKFIQKDMVLIHYKIKGLATLRSSLAPGEEWRLVRAEKIFGRILKHCRNLLEVPYAVVVKKQPQVETRQTKKVPEVEGGLPAWVLAVAVVCTALPLLIFMCCLQFHKRLPFPWWVTCICSSRPPWEAAREDQDVQSVSRSRCATQNDLCGLYDLPSISDRDSGTDVGAGGLQQTSGAGTSRQPKWSPKDSVGSRLTSRSGVNSPPVHAGPSAWSYGGSPLGGGSASSRNLCMSVTRGGWHDATARWIGPQQGERCSCTPRASGPRQRSTPRDGDAGDTETSDRMRRRQSRDELRCAESRGDTKYAGAGRSKDSDSRDQRSYADGRDGRSSEADKTTERGRSGDDSAHAETVKRTFRVSLDRDNVDQTRPIAKGAGQETLAHAGELAGAKAPDSGTGSRASSSDLTSPVRGVSREHMQGV; from the exons ATGGAGGCTACACAAGGCTGCGGGGTTGTGGCGCAGGCTGCAACGCCTCGCAGACATCAAAAGAGTTTTCCTTTGCGGTGTTTGGTCCTCGCTCTGACTTTATTCCCAATACTTGCACCGCTTATTTGCTCTGAGTGGATCACTTCTTCCGTTCATCTCATCTCCAACTTCCTTGCGCGCCCTCCGGTGCACTTTGCGTCGGCCATCTCCGCGGGCCGAGACCCTGAGGAAACAG GCGATGCGGCTGCGTCTCCAGCTTCTGAGGATCGGTTGAAGCGTTTCTTGAATCGTTTCCCGCTGTCTGCGTCAACAAAGCAGACTTCACCCGAAAGCGCTCCCGCGCCTCCGTCGAGGACGCCTTCTCCCTGCCAAGAGCGCGGCAACGGGTCCCCACAGAGCGCCTGCAGTcaggaggcgagggagacgaagtTCCTCGCAGGTCTCTGGATAGACAGCGACAGTCCTCTCCGTCGACAGATGTGTGAGTCGCTGAACGCTGACGCGAAACTCGCGAAACAATttgttctcctcgctctcttgaTGGTCCGGTTCTCGGACGACGCGGACGCCCACAAAGGAAGGGTCTTCGATCCACAAGCAAGCGTCCAGCTCGCCTACATCACCGAGCTCCTCCATCGCCTTCTTGtcgacgcgcatgcagagccgtCAAGGCGCTCCGGTTTCCTCTGGCAAAACGCGGAGCCTTGCCAAATAAACGCCATCGCCGGGAAGGAA ATCACGCTGGTGGCGGTGCGTCTCTTCACGGCGATCCAGAAGACCCGAGTTCTCCACGCCGAGGCAGAGGACCTCTCGACACATGCACCCGATTCTGGAAATAAAGACGCTTCGCTGCCCGCATTCCTGCAGTACTGGACGAAGCGGTACACGCctgcaaagaagaaggcgaatgaagagaagaagaagacggggaaggtcgaagaaggagagtGGCGAGGAAGTGCAAAATCGTTCAAGAGCGAAGGCCTTTGGCCCACACTGCGGGCGACGACGCCCCGAGCCGAGAGAGGGCGAGATGGCGAGGCGAGATGGAGTGGAGATTCGAGTGCAGAAAAGTTCCGTGTCGGCGAAGACGACTTCGCGTACCACCATTTTCTCGTGCGTCTGATGGAGGAGGAGCCGTTGGACTCGGCCATGTGGGTAACGCAGGACATTTTGAAATTCGCACAgaagacgcgcatgcaactGCGTCCCGGAGAAACGCTCCCTGAGCTCATCAACCACGCGACGTCGCTCTGGTCGTCCTACCTTGTTGCGCGCCGCCTCCAGGCCG GCGATACACTGGAGACGACGTTGGAGGACTGGAGGGTCGGCCCGGCGATGGCGCCGACCACGACGGGGGCGTTCCAAGACGCAGGTTTAGCGGTGTCGGACGCGTTGCGGGAGCCGATCATGGACGAGCCTGTCTGCGGACATATTTTCCTTTTGCTGGATGGCTTTCGGTCTTCGCCGCTGGCCACACTCTTCACCGAAGGGTCGACGACCGCGGCGCAGCTCGAACGCTTCCGTCAGTACCTCCTGAGTGTTCTGATGGGTGAGATTGAGAAGGCCGTGGACCAGCTTGCAGAAGATCTGCGGCTGGTGCGAGGCGCGTCGGGTCGCCGCTCGGCGAAGGGCGGGAAGAAGGCCGCAATCGAGGGCGCACCCGAGGGAGCTGCTGCCGGCAACGAAGGCGAGGCCGAAGCGTTTTTTCGAACGCCTGAAGCTCGGCTGCGTGTGACGCGGAAGCAGCTTCCAATCACGCGTCTCGCAGGCTACGTGGTGAAGTTAGGATCCGGCGTTTTCGTGTCTGGAGTTGTCGGGGAAGGGAACTCGTACGAGGCGAACCAGCGACTGCTGCAGGCGATGACCAGCGACAGCATGCTTGTCGAAATCCAGTTCTTCAACGAAGGCACCCGGTCGCTGAAGAACGTGGCGAAcccgcttgtctctctgcccgAACAACCTCTCGTTCCTTCCGAACGCGGGTCGCACACAGAGACTAGAAACTTGAGAAACGGAGTCGAAGACGAACGCGACGAGGCTGCAAACATCTTGCGGGATACCgacgctctcctctccgagCCGGACTGGACGACTGGCGACCCGGAGGCCGTCATCCCCGTCGGCACCGTGATGAAGGCTCTGAAGCGGCACATCAACGCGGCGAGAGGGGCACTTCCCATTTGGTTGTTCAGACGGTCCTTCGTGATCTACAGCACCATCGAACCTGGAGACGTCGTCGACCCGCTTGCCGACTCGACTTCCGCACCCTTCGCCTCCGACCACGACATCCACTTCTTCGTCTACGTCCCGATCTCAAACTACTCGGCGAACGTCGGAGAAAAGCTCAGGAAGTCTTTCCTCCTCATGGCGCAGTCCGCCGCCCTAGGAGCGACTCATGGCCTCAGCGGCGTCGGCCCCGCCGTGGACGACTCACGCATCAAGGAACTGGGGACAGCGAAACTCACCGACGACGGACAAGCGCTCAAACTTAAAACATTTGGAATCGGACTCGACGACAACCAACGCACAAATGTGCAAAAG TTCATCCAGAAAGACATGGTTCTCATCCACTACAAGATCAAGGGCCTCGCGACGCTGCGCTCTTCACTGGCTCCAGGGGAGGAATGGCGCCTCGTGCGGGCGGAGAAGATTTTCGGCCGCATTTTAAAACACTGCAGAAATCTGCTAGAAGTCCCGTATGCAGTCGTTGTGAAGAAACAGCCTCAAGTG gagacgcggcagacgaagaaggtcCCCGAGGTTGAGGGGGGCTTGCCAGCCTGGGTTCTGGCGGTCGCCGTGGTCTGCACGGCGCTGCCTCTGTTGATTTTCATGTGTTGTCTGCAGTTTCACAAGCGTCTGCCTTTTCCCTGGTGGGTCACCTGCATTTGTTCGTCGAGGCCACCCTGGGAGGCGGCTCGCGAGGACCAAGACGTCCAGAGCGTCAGCCGCAGCCGGTGTGCGACGCAGAACGACTTGTGTGGGCTCTACGACCTTCCTTCGATCTCCGACCGCGACTCAGGAACCGACGTTGGAGCAGGAGGCCTGCAGCAGACCTCGGGTGCCGGGACTTCGCGTCAACCAAAGTGGTCGCCGAAAGACAGCGTGGGGTCGCGTCTGACGAGCCGGAGCGGGGTGAACTCTCCGCCGGTGCATGCCGGTCCGTCGGCCTGGAGCTACGGCGGATCGCCTCTCGGGGGCGGCTCTGCATCGAGCAGAAACCTCTGCATGAGTGTGACGCGAGGCGGGTGGCACGACGCGACTGCCAGGTGGATAGGCCCTCAGCAGGGTGAACGATGCTCATGCACTCCGCGGGCGTCTGGGCCGCGCCAGCGATCGACTCCCCGCGACGGCGACGCCGGAGACACCGAGACGTCGGACCGAATGCGACGCAGGCAAAGTCGAGACGAACTGCGGTGTGCGGAGAGCAGGGGAGACACCAAGTACGCAGGTGCCGGCAGAAGCAAGGACTCAGACAGCAGAGATCAGCGCAGCTACGCGGACGGAAGAGACGGCAGGAGCAGCGAGGCTGacaagacgacagagagagggaggtcTGGGGACGACAGCGCccatgcagagactgtcAAACGAACTTTCCGTGTTTCGCTTGACAGAGACAACGTCGACCAGACGCGACCAATCGCGAAAGGCGCTGGGCAAGAGACGCTCGCTCACGCCGGCGAACTGGCTGGGGCAAAGGCACCTGACTCCGGCACTGGGAGCAGAGCGAGTAGTAGCGATCTGACCTCCCCTGTGAGAGGAGTTTCTCGGGAGCACATGCAGGGGGTGTAG